One window of the Dendropsophus ebraccatus isolate aDenEbr1 chromosome 12, aDenEbr1.pat, whole genome shotgun sequence genome contains the following:
- the LOC138769088 gene encoding serine/threonine-protein kinase SBK1-like: protein MNLNEIKWNDNYLNEMLLHTSQNLPMIKIEENYVIVKELGSGSYGHVLLALNQTKGNLMALKFMQKNKTDLHMFLVEYCVSLCLSTHPCIIDTFGIAFQTERHYIFAQELAHDNLFSLMKPQIGLPENSVKRCAIQLSSALEYMHKKGLVHRDVKPENILIFDQECHKVKLTDFGLSCRAGTFVESMPENLPYTAPEMCSLGTADKLNVQGSLDTWGFGVLLFCILTGYFPWASAVQTDKNFVQYTKWHKSSKIFQIPNQWKAFSTEALEMLRKLLVPDPGNRCISTEVINYVKSPWKRIQIKTMYKKRLY, encoded by the exons ATGAACCTCAATGAGATAAAGTGGAATGACAACTATCTGAATGAAATGCTCCTTCATACTTCCCAAAACCTTCCCATGATCAAGATAGAAGAAAACTATGTTATTGTTAAAGAGCTGGGCAGTGGTTCTTATGGACATGTTCTGCTTGCATTAAACCAAACAAAAG GAAATTTAATGGCTCTGAAATTTATGCAGAAGAACAAGACAGATCTTCACATGTTCCTGGTTGAATACTGTGTTTCACTATGTCTATCAACTCATCCATGCATTATTGACACATTCGGAATCGCCTTCCAGACAGAGAGACATTACATATTTGCCCAAGAACTAGCACATGATAACCTCTTCTCTCTAATGAAGCCTCAG ATCGGATTGCCTGAAAATTCGGTTAAGCGGTGCGCTATCCAACTCTCTAGTGCTCTAGAGTACATGCACAAGAAAGGCCTTGTTCATCGTGATGTAAAGCCTGAAAACATTCTCATCTTTGATCAAGAATGCCATAAAGTGAAACTGACCGACTTTGGTCTCTCATGCAGAGCTGGAACTTTTGTTGAATCAATGCCTGAAAATTTGCCGTATACGGCCCCTGAGATGTGCAGTCTAGGAACAGCAGATAAGCTCAACGTGCAAGGAAGTCTGGACACTTGGGGATTTGGGGTACTGCTCTTCTGTATACTGACAGGATATTTCCCATGGGCCTCAGCAGTGCAAACTGACAAAAATTTTGTTCAATACACTAAATGGCACAAAAGCAGTAAAATTTTTCAGATTCCAAATCAGTGGAAAGCATTCAGCACAGAGGCCCTAGAAATGCTCAGAAAATTGCTGGTACCAGACCCAGGCAATAGATGTATTTCAACTGAAGTTATCAATTATGTCAAATCACCTTGGAAAAGGATACAGATTAAAACTATGTACAAAAAGAggttatattga